Proteins from a single region of Apium graveolens cultivar Ventura chromosome 7, ASM990537v1, whole genome shotgun sequence:
- the LOC141673948 gene encoding uncharacterized protein LOC141673948 has translation MGGKVDYSVNSGRAPYVYRPNGQNHHVFGSLIPNEGEDPKFCQLYVYDTENEVQNRLKWCKVDDDQGVDFDVFEVHHSESGRPNNIGPSNEVAAIMVGDIDTTCDGYHNEIPYVDSETQKKKRKRITMKEYYAYKLQVRIQEGLHVRLAGRLYQQYVVDAFSCVEQARLWWLHTHQQNLRSDLYSSVAKKFVNGETTTSNVGKGLILPANFLGSKRYMQQNFQDALAVCRSVGHPDIFITMMCNPLWDEILQIMKHLPGCSPQDSPDIISRVFHLKLEQLLDDIKKDMMYVVEFQKRGFPHVHMLIWISVESKKELSSNIDKFVSAKLPDPDSDPIGFAAVKSLMMHGPCGLQNPKSPCMNKMKCKKHFPKNYCSETYFDQSGFPIYGRRKTGITVAKGKCELDNGWVVPYNRDPLVVDFTEERPTNWSAFIYASYYRGDVVFMSATFKHKRSYFLSIAEDCKWYTIRQLFVHIIVNCQVSDLTILWEKHWNNMVYDLIIQRRHIAGNDDTVFCDRQLHYFALAEIDKLLRSIGKSLKHFKQLPQPPMDYLHTVTNNLSKAGGVFFVYGSGGFGKTFLWKTIIYKLRSLGLIVLPVASSGIAATLMSGGRTAHSRFKIPIVIDGCSSCASSHDFDIAELIKQTSLIIWDEAPMQHRYAFECLDRSLRDIMRAIDQRRYNMPFRGITVVFGGDFRKILPVITLGSRGDVVSVCITNSPLWKHSKILLLHRNMRLNQGRSEEEIRILKNFADWVLKVGNGQIPPPIDVDFKPEEDDILIPPAFCDPELSNSIQNMIKWTYPDFLEKYRFSDYLSERAILTPTNQIVSHLNSLIVNTIPSPEIIYYSVDRAEDFGGPASELNFAFPPEYLNSISISGLPPHELKLKEGVTVMLM, from the exons ATGGGTGGAAAAGTAGACTACTCTGTAAATTCTGGTAGAGCTCCTTATGTGTATCGTCCCAATGGACAAAATCACCATGTGTTTGGCTCCCTAATACCCAATGAGGGAGAGGATCCCAAATTTTGCCAGCTCTACGTCTATGACACTGAGAATGAGGTACAGAACAGATTAAAATGGTGTAAAGTTGATGATGATCAGGGTGTGGATTTTGATGTTTTTGAAG TTCATCATTCGGAGAGTGGTCGTCCAAATAATATCGGTCCTTCCAATGAAGTGGCGGCTATTATGGTTGGCGACATTGACACAACATGTG ATGGATACCACAATGAAATTCCATATGTTGACTCGGAAACTCAGAAGAAAAAGCGTAAAAGAATAACAATGAAGGAATACTATGCGTACAAGTTACAAGTCCGAATTCAAGAAG GTCTGCATGTTCGTTTAGCAGGTAGATTGTATCAGCAGTATGTTGTAGATGCTTTCTCATGTGTTGAGCAAGCCCGTTTATGGTGGTTGCATACTCACCAACAAAATCTGCGCAGTGATTTATATAGTAGTGTTGCTAAGAAATTTGTAAATGGTGAGACTACAACATCGAATGTTGGTAAAGGACTTATATTACCTGCAAATTTTCTTGGTTCAAAAAGGTACATGCAGCAAAATTTTCAGGATGCCCTAGCTGTATGTCGCTCCGTTGGACATCCTGACATTTTCATCACAATGATGTGCAACCCACTTTGGGATGAAATTTTGCAAATAATGAAGCACTTACCTGGTTGCTCTCCTCAAGACTCTCCTGATATAATATCACGCGTGTTCCATTTGAAGCTTGAGCAGTTATTGGACGATATTAAAAAGGACA TGATGTACGTAGTTGAATTTCAAAAAAGAGGTTTTCCTCACGTGCATATGCTCATTTGGATTAGTGTTGAATCAAAGAAGGAGTTGTCGTCAAATATTGACAAGTTTGTGAGTGCTAAGCTTCCTGACCCCGATTCCGATCCTATTGGCTTTGCTGCTGTTAAGTCTTTAATGATGCATGGACCCTGTGGTCTTCAAAACCCAAAATCACCCTGTATGAACAAAATGAAATGCAAAAAACATTTCCCCAAAAA CTACTGCTCTGAGACTTACTTTGATCAGTCCGGTTTTCCAATTTATGGAAGGCGTAAAACTGGGATCACTGTAGCAAAAGGAAAGTGTGAACTTGACAATGGATGGGTTGTACCTTACAACAGGGACCCGTTG GTTGTGGACTTTACGGAAGAAAGGCCGACAAATTGGTCGGCTTTTATATACGCATCATACTATCGGGGTGATGTGGTATTTATGTCTGCTACTTTCAAACATAAGAGGTCCTACTTCCTTTCAATCGCTGAAGACTGTAAATGGTATACA ATTAGGCAGCTATTTGTCCATATAATAGTTAATTGTCAAGTATCTGACTTGACAATTTTATGGGAAAAGCATTGGAATAACATGGTTTACGATCTTATCATTCAGAGAAGGCACATCGCTGGAAATGATGATACCGTCTTTTGTGATAGGCAACTGCATTATTTTGCTCTTGCTG AGATTGATAAGTTGTTGAGGTCTATTGGAAAGTCATTGAAACATTTCAAGCAATTACCTCAACCTCCTATGGACTATCTTCATACTGTAACAAATAATTTG AGTAAGGCTGGTGGTGTTTTCTTTGTCTATGGCAGTGGTGGATTTGGCAAGACATTTTTATGGAAaaccataatatataaattaagaTCTCTTGGCTTAATTGTATTACCGGTTGCTTCTTCAGGCATAGCCGCAACACTAATGTCGGGTGGTCGAACGGCTCATTCTCGATTTAAAATTCCAATTGTAATAGATGGTTGTTCCTCCTGTGCCAGTTCTCATGACTTTGACATCGCGGAACTTATAAAGCAAACCAGCCTTATAATATGGGATGAAGCCCCAATGCAACATAGATATGCCTTTGAATGTCTTGATCGTTCTCTAAGAGATATAATGAGGGCTATTGATCAAAGAAGATATAATATGCCATTTAGAGGCATTACTGTTGTGTTTGGAGGGGATTTCAGGAAAATACTTCCCGTAATAACTCTTGGATCTCGTGGCGACGTTGTGTCTGTATGTATAACAAACTCACCTCTTTGGAAACATTCGAAGATATTGTTATTGCATCGTAATATGAGGTTAAATCAAGGTAGAAGCGAAGAAGAGATACGAATTTTGAAAAACTTTGCTGATTGGGTGCTTAAAGTTGGTAATGGTCAGATTCCTCCACCAATAGATGTTGATTTTAAACCTGAGGAAGATGATATTCTGATTCCACCTGCTTTTTGTGATCCGGAGTTGAGTAATTCCATCCAAAATATGATCAAATGGACGTATCCTGATTTCTTGGAGAAATACAGGTTTTCGGATTACTTAAGTGAAAGAGCCATATTAACTCCTACAAATCAAATAGTCAGTCATCTTAACTCTCTAATTGTTAACACTATTCCCAGTCCTGAGATAATCTATTACAGTGTAGACCGAGCTGAAGATTTTGGTGGCCCGGCGTCCGAGCTTAATTTTGCCTTTCCTCCTGAATATTTAAATTCAATAAGTATTTCAGGCCTTCCACCACATGAATTGAAGTTGAAGGAAGGTGTTACCGTTATGCTTATGTGA
- the LOC141670649 gene encoding uncharacterized protein LOC141670649 has product MVFDFYDLADLQQLAKQTAYLADVVGVIQESELTLARFKNKLGNPQTQMKFHISDGKTTIRVTFWDTFVESFEEALKEMFEEPLILIVGCGTVTEWQGDVDISNIGATTFHINSNHHSVNDMRNMLKDPNYKNQQYLLGKKPELKVIAVEEIMNYNLDSAEKEFLCDLTVSTVLQTTQWFRNIYTSCYEDTYSVDNL; this is encoded by the exons ATGGTCTTTGATTTCTATGATCTTGCGGATCTCCAGCAGCTTGCCAAACAGACTGCATACCTTGCCG ATGTAGTTGGTGTTATTCAAGAATCGGAGCTTACTCTTGCAAGATTTAAAAACAAATTAGGCAATCCCCAAACCCAAATGAAGTTTCATATTTCTGATGGGAAGACAACAATCAGAGTAACTTTCTGGGATACATTTGTTGAGTCCTTTGAGGAGGCTCTTAAGGAGATGTTTGAGGAACCTCTTATACTTATAGTTGGTTGTGGTACAGTAACAGAGTGGCAAG GGGATGTTGATATTTCAAACATCGGAGCAACAACATTTCACATTAATAGCAACCACCATAGTGTCAATGATATGCGCAACAT GCTGAAAGATCCAAACTATAAGAACCAACAATACTTATTAGGGAAAAAACCAGAACTGAAGGTCATTGCGGTTGAAGAAATTATGAATTACAATCTTGATTCAGCTGAG AAGGAGTTTCTATGTGATCTGACCGTGTCTACTGTTCTGCAAACTACGCAATGGTTTAGAAACATATACACATCCTGCTATGAGGATACTTATTCTGTTGATAACTTGTAA